The following are encoded in a window of Campylobacter concisus ATCC 51562 genomic DNA:
- a CDS encoding MmcQ/YjbR family DNA-binding protein, which yields MKRSDVEGYIKEKFDVLGEQIFPKYPKFSAFRHKKNEKWFALLMEISASKLGLESDEMIEVLNLKCSPDLAMVLVDEMQIFKAYHMNKKHWISVNLNSKISRKTVFDLIDESFSLSK from the coding sequence TTGAAACGAAGTGACGTTGAGGGATATATAAAAGAGAAATTTGACGTTTTAGGTGAGCAAATTTTCCCAAAATATCCAAAATTTAGTGCCTTTCGTCACAAGAAAAATGAGAAGTGGTTTGCACTACTTATGGAGATAAGCGCTAGCAAACTTGGGCTTGAAAGTGATGAGATGATAGAAGTTTTAAATCTAAAATGCAGTCCAGATCTAGCGATGGTGCTAGTCGATGAGATGCAAATTTTTAAGGCATATCATATGAATAAAAAGCACTGGATCAGTGTAAATTTAAACTCCAAAATCTCACGAAAAACCGTTTTTGATCTGATAGATGAAAGCTTTAGCTTAAGCAAATAA